In Equus quagga isolate Etosha38 chromosome 14, UCLA_HA_Equagga_1.0, whole genome shotgun sequence, one DNA window encodes the following:
- the LOC124251794 gene encoding C-type lectin domain family 4 member G-like, which yields MDTAPYSRWGGGLQEAPGGSWGRWGRRLLIVATSLMIATILWALILSILFSKASTERRVLLGHQDLLRTNASEQTVVLAALKEEIRSCDTCCQGTQAQLQTARTELGEAQAKLFQQESALKELSERVTQGLAEAGRDREGIRTELLRALEAAQLRNSSCEQCPASWLPFQGSCYLFSIPTATWEEAQRNCAGAGAHLVIVNDLDEQGFLSRNVRGRGYWLGLRAVRRAEKVQGYQWVDGVPLSFSHWNQGEPNDSQGREDCIMMLDTGMWNDAPCGDNERDNWICEKRQIC from the exons ATGGACACTGCCCCGTACAGCAGGTGGGGTGGTGGGCTCCAGGAGGCCCCCGGAG GGTCCTGGGGACGCTGGGGAAGGAGACTTCTCATCGTAGCCACATCTCTTATGATCGCCACCATCCTGTGGGCCCTCATTCTGAGCATCTTGTTTTCCAAAG CCTCCACAGAGCGCCGGGTGCTGCTCGGCCACCAGGACCTGCTGAGAACAAATG CCTCGGAGCAGACGGTGGTGCTGGCTGCCTTGAAGGAAGAGATCCGATCCTGCGATACATGCT GCCAGGGGACGCAGGCGCAGCTGCAGACCGCTCGCACTGAGCTTGGGGAGGCGCAGGCAAAGCTGTTCCAGCAGGAGAGCGCCCTGAAAGAACTCAGCGAGCGCG TGACCCAGGGCTTGGCCGAAGCGGGCAGAGACCGCGAGGGCATCCGCACGGAGCTGTTGCGGGCGCTGGAGGCGGCCCAGCTCAGGAACA GCTCCTGCGAGCAGTGCCCCGCGTCGTGGCTGCCCTTCCAGGGTTCCTGCTACCTTTTCTCCATTCCAACTGCCACGTGGGAGGAGGCGCAGCGCAACTGCGCGGGCGCTGGTGCGCACCTGGTGATCGTGAATGACTTGGATGAGCAG GGCTTCCTGAGTCGGAATGTGAGAGGTCGCGGCTACTGGCTGGGTCTGAGGGCGGTGCGCCGCGCCGAGAAGGTCCAGGGCTACCAGTGGGTGGACGGAGTCCCGCTCAGCTTCAG CCACTGGAACCAGGGGGAGCCCAATGACTCTCAGGGTCGTGAGGATTGCATCATGATGCTGGACACGGGGATGTGGAACGACGCTCCGTGCGGCGACAACGAGAGGGACAACTGGATCTGCGAGAAGAGGCAAATCTGCTGA